The Psychrilyobacter piezotolerans genome has a segment encoding these proteins:
- a CDS encoding desulfoferrodoxin, with amino-acid sequence MAKLFEVYKCKVCGIITKVYHEAGGTLSCCDQEMVRQVENTTDAAVEKHVPVITKIEGGFEVQVGETLHPMTEDHYIEWIELIVDDCWVTTAFLKPGDEPKVIFKTCSGEKVEAKAYCNLHGYWKAGF; translated from the coding sequence ATGGCAAAATTATTTGAGGTTTATAAATGTAAAGTCTGTGGAATCATTACCAAGGTATACCACGAAGCGGGAGGTACTTTAAGTTGTTGTGATCAGGAGATGGTGCGTCAGGTGGAAAACACAACAGATGCTGCAGTTGAAAAGCATGTCCCGGTTATAACTAAGATAGAGGGTGGATTTGAAGTTCAAGTTGGTGAAACTCTTCATCCTATGACAGAAGATCACTACATTGAATGGATTGAATTAATTGTTGATGATTGTTGGGTAACTACTGCATTTTTAAAACCTGGAGACGAGCCTAAAGTTATTTTCAAAACATGTTCAGGAGAAAAAGTAGAAGCTAAAGCATATTGTAATTTACACGGGTATTGGAAGGCAGGATTTTAA
- a CDS encoding toxin-antitoxin system YwqK family antitoxin produces MKKILLTLMSYRKSINKDQLHNKKGIYYKKNEETPYTGKTIGYYETGEIKCKENYKDGLKNGKVIGYYEDGKIKYKENYKDGEKNGEWISYHKNGKIETKGNCKDGEKNGRWITYYETGEIKYKEHYKDGEKNREWVSYHKNGKIEIKANYKDGEKNGKWITYYETGEIKYKEHYKDGKKNGGWTSYHKNGKIENRVNYREGEKNGKVIGYYGNGEIKYKQNFKDGLRDGEWTTYYENGEVKYKANYKDGERNGEWTSYHKNGEIEIKANYKDGLKNGEWISYYKNGKIKGKQNFKDGIMY; encoded by the coding sequence ATGAAAAAAATATTATTAACTTTAATGAGTTATAGAAAATCAATTAATAAAGATCAGTTACATAATAAAAAAGGAATCTATTATAAAAAAAATGAAGAAACTCCATACACAGGAAAAACTATTGGCTATTACGAAACTGGAGAAATCAAATGTAAAGAAAATTATAAAGATGGATTAAAAAACGGTAAAGTGATTGGCTATTATGAAGATGGAAAAATCAAATATAAAGAAAATTATAAAGATGGGGAAAAAAATGGGGAATGGATCAGCTATCACAAAAATGGAAAAATCGAAACTAAAGGAAATTGTAAAGACGGGGAAAAAAATGGGAGATGGATTACCTATTATGAAACTGGAGAAATCAAATATAAAGAACATTATAAAGACGGGGAAAAAAATAGGGAATGGGTCAGCTATCACAAAAATGGAAAAATCGAAATTAAAGCAAATTATAAAGATGGGGAAAAAAATGGGAAATGGATTACCTATTACGAAACTGGAGAAATCAAATATAAAGAACATTATAAGGATGGGAAAAAAAATGGGGGATGGACCAGCTATCATAAAAACGGAAAAATCGAAAATAGAGTAAATTATAGAGAGGGGGAAAAAAATGGGAAAGTAATTGGTTATTATGGAAATGGAGAAATCAAATATAAACAAAATTTTAAAGATGGATTAAGAGATGGTGAATGGACTACCTATTACGAAAATGGAGAAGTCAAATATAAAGCAAATTATAAAGATGGGGAAAGAAATGGTGAATGGACTAGCTATCACAAAAATGGAGAAATTGAAATTAAAGCAAATTATAAAGATGGATTAAAAAATGGGGAATGGATTTCGTATTACAAAAATGGAAAAATCAAAGGTAAACAAAATTTTAAAGATGGAATTATGTATTAG
- a CDS encoding helix-turn-helix domain-containing protein: MKELNILIGQNLKSIRKSQNLSLDEAAAATGVSKPMLGQIERGKSNPTVTTLWKIATGLKVPFSEFMKEPELDYQFVSPIDLEPVMECGENMKIYTMFPYNDNFEILYVDLEPGCVHPSPKHPNEVEEYIFVIEGILRVKIGRESMVLKKGEALRFRANVDHEYSNLESVKCRFQNINVYHKKL; encoded by the coding sequence ATGAAAGAATTAAATATATTAATCGGACAAAATTTAAAGTCCATAAGAAAAAGCCAAAATTTAAGTTTGGATGAAGCTGCTGCTGCTACAGGAGTAAGTAAACCTATGTTGGGACAGATCGAGAGGGGAAAATCGAATCCTACAGTAACAACCCTTTGGAAGATTGCCACAGGTCTTAAAGTCCCTTTTTCAGAATTTATGAAGGAACCTGAATTGGATTATCAATTTGTCTCCCCTATAGATTTAGAGCCCGTAATGGAATGCGGTGAAAATATGAAAATTTACACAATGTTTCCCTATAACGATAATTTTGAAATACTGTATGTAGATTTAGAACCAGGATGCGTTCATCCTTCCCCAAAGCATCCAAATGAAGTAGAAGAATATATATTTGTTATTGAAGGGATCCTCAGGGTGAAAATAGGCAGGGAATCTATGGTTTTAAAAAAAGGAGAAGCCTTAAGATTTAGAGCAAATGTAGATCATGAATATTCAAATTTAGAGAGTGTCAAATGCAGGTTCCAAAATATCAATGTTTATCATAAAAAACTTTAA
- a CDS encoding MerR family transcriptional regulator, whose protein sequence is MKIRYSIGEVSKLFNIPITTLRHYHNKGIFKAGYIDKDTGYRYYFSDQFELLNNILNLRYSRLSLDKIKEHTENGDISLLKTIFLDQKEELEKTIKELECAKKSVEERLEYMEKIKKIPEFGRVLIQHMDENKIFTVDKAFYKESDLELLVRELGEKTDFSHSLTLGNVGLLMKQDSEYREYAGVYLIDKDFKDLLNFSLKPAGEYLTIYFKGKRENSPKYYKILEKYIKDNEIETEGLFYEMALVITSISSTEKQYIRRIEIKKK, encoded by the coding sequence ATGAAAATAAGATACAGTATAGGAGAAGTCAGTAAACTTTTTAATATACCCATAACCACATTGAGGCACTATCACAATAAAGGGATATTTAAAGCCGGGTATATAGACAAAGATACAGGATACCGATATTATTTTTCAGATCAATTTGAACTGTTAAATAATATTTTAAATTTAAGATACAGCAGGCTTTCCTTGGATAAGATAAAGGAACATACGGAAAATGGAGATATATCCCTCCTGAAAACAATTTTTTTAGATCAGAAAGAAGAGCTGGAGAAAACCATAAAGGAGCTGGAATGTGCGAAAAAAAGTGTGGAGGAGAGACTGGAGTATATGGAAAAAATAAAAAAAATTCCTGAGTTTGGAAGAGTATTGATTCAACATATGGATGAAAATAAGATCTTTACTGTGGATAAAGCATTTTATAAAGAGAGTGATTTGGAACTTTTAGTGAGAGAGTTAGGGGAAAAAACGGATTTTTCCCATTCATTGACCCTGGGAAATGTAGGGCTTTTGATGAAACAGGATTCTGAGTATAGAGAATATGCCGGTGTTTATCTAATCGATAAAGACTTTAAAGATCTTTTAAATTTTTCTCTAAAGCCGGCAGGAGAATATTTAACGATATATTTTAAAGGAAAAAGAGAAAATTCACCTAAATATTATAAAATTCTGGAAAAATATATAAAAGATAATGAGATAGAGACAGAGGGATTATTTTATGAGATGGCCCTGGTAATCACCTCCATATCATCTACCGAAAAACAATATATCAGAAGGATAGAAATAAAGAAAAAATAA
- a CDS encoding amidohydrolase family protein, which translates to MEKNNLFIKNAKAVITCDAKDQLLEGVNIYIEDGGLPPDTVVQSVEEILADSERLIRKYHDPKPFSMRQVVLAPCSPFSVTGELMKKSAELARRYGVRLHTHLAETMDEEKFTLKKFGMRPLEYMESLGWIGEDVWYAHGIHFTREELKRLAETKTGVAHCPISNMKLSSGIAKISEMIKLGVPVGLGVDGSASNDGSNLLEEIRVAFLLQRLKYSNDALSGYDILKLATNGGAKLLGRDDLGEISIGKAGDLFMIDSTKLELVGSQYDYGSMLGTIGVKGAVDYTIVNGNIVVKHGKLVNIDEKEVARKANSLIETLNSK; encoded by the coding sequence ATGGAGAAAAATAATCTTTTTATTAAAAATGCCAAAGCAGTGATTACCTGTGATGCTAAAGATCAACTCTTAGAAGGTGTAAATATTTATATAGAAGACGGGGGTCTTCCCCCCGATACTGTGGTCCAAAGTGTAGAAGAAATTTTAGCTGATTCCGAAAGACTCATAAGGAAATATCACGATCCAAAACCATTTTCCATGAGACAGGTTGTCTTAGCTCCATGCTCCCCATTCAGCGTTACAGGAGAACTCATGAAAAAATCTGCTGAATTAGCCAGGAGGTACGGAGTGAGGCTTCATACCCACCTGGCTGAGACTATGGATGAAGAAAAATTTACCCTTAAAAAATTTGGAATGAGACCTCTTGAATACATGGAAAGCTTGGGATGGATAGGAGAAGACGTCTGGTATGCTCACGGAATTCATTTTACCCGTGAGGAGTTAAAAAGATTGGCTGAAACCAAAACAGGAGTGGCTCACTGCCCTATTTCGAATATGAAACTTTCATCTGGTATTGCAAAAATATCCGAAATGATTAAACTGGGAGTACCTGTAGGCCTTGGTGTTGATGGGAGTGCCAGCAATGATGGGTCAAATCTTTTGGAAGAAATAAGAGTGGCCTTCCTTCTGCAGAGATTAAAATACAGCAATGATGCTCTCAGTGGATATGATATTCTTAAACTAGCTACAAACGGCGGAGCTAAACTCCTTGGAAGGGATGATCTCGGAGAAATTTCCATAGGAAAAGCGGGAGATCTTTTTATGATTGATTCCACTAAATTGGAGCTGGTAGGTTCCCAGTATGACTATGGGTCTATGCTTGGAACCATTGGGGTAAAGGGAGCTGTAGACTATACCATAGTAAATGGAAATATAGTTGTAAAACATGGAAAATTGGTAAATATAGATGAAAAAGAAGTAGCCCGAAAAGCCAACTCCTTAATTGAAACTTTAAATTCTAAATAA
- a CDS encoding DUF3147 family protein produces MAYYLVKIAVTSFLIVVISESAKRSSLIGALLASIPLLSILAMLWVYIDTKDIMKVSALSSGIFWLVLPSMAFFVVLPLLLKQGLHFYLSMVISIGVTLLCYWLMIIVLNHYGVKL; encoded by the coding sequence TTGGCTTACTATCTGGTTAAAATTGCTGTTACATCATTTTTAATTGTAGTAATCTCCGAAAGTGCCAAAAGAAGTTCTCTTATTGGAGCTTTACTGGCATCTATTCCATTACTCTCAATACTGGCAATGTTGTGGGTCTATATAGACACCAAGGACATCATGAAGGTCAGCGCCTTGTCATCAGGTATTTTTTGGCTCGTTTTACCTTCCATGGCTTTTTTTGTGGTGTTGCCACTGCTGTTGAAACAAGGGTTGCATTTTTACCTCAGTATGGTAATTTCCATTGGCGTTACTCTTTTATGCTACTGGCTGATGATCATTGTTCTAAATCACTACGGAGTTAAACTATGA
- a CDS encoding efflux RND transporter permease subunit encodes MLIKLGRFVKRFHRTILIVSLVTTIIMGVFMSRLQLNMQFMDILPKTERTVIAYKNALENFDTLDSIVVAVNGNERDIKKFIKGSAEGIKDIEGIRGVTYENQVEFLEGNGLLLTKERDLNNIRRALTASSLKDFFGGVNDNFEQSYLEESDSEKVDKDRMKLLNSLNLLEEILVKIKEGDTTPEDARRFVRGDRYMISPDKSMGILLVKSGVSIDDFENVIGVVNRLENYLEEKAKKYNVEVGVTGLQVLSRDEMVVSQRDMEVSSTASLILILVIFIMSFKMIRYSVLALVPLISGIIWAMGLTYLIIGTLNMMTAMMGAILIGLGIDYSIHIISLFLEERGRGKGVEEAVLAIYSKIMKGVTTGAATTAIGFLMFAFSDFPGFSEFGLVLSMGIICTLVSAVLILPSLLLVFGGKTRIKKTEKRGFFYKMEDQVIKKKWSSLVTVILLLLLLAVKAGRVEFENDMLKIEPKNLESVVLNREIIDKFDFSSDNTIVVSKTLEEAQEVFDRADELKTIGVISSIIDYLPSKEKQMKRMKVAKKLKKEIKEIPDREIYPEGITQELLRLEDNLIELADLAYIGGEEDLRIRCDEIVDSGIIGKLVSGVNLYRENFESSQEIFIGELQNIMRTSNSSKIINIQDLPDKVKEDYVGMDGTYITTFYPKQDIWRADFQKIHMKEIDSLKEDVTGSVKIFLKVIEKSAEEGKKVLLLTVFAIYMVLILDFKSLKYATIAIIPMLFSVLATLGVMGWTGFKFDMVNIIGVPLIIGIGVDDGVHIIHRYLREKDIFTAVRSSGKAVTLTTMTTIAAFGTLMFARYRGFVHFGILLIMGVGFAYILTITFLVSLVSVVDKIEDKGGDDL; translated from the coding sequence ATGTTGATAAAGCTGGGAAGGTTCGTCAAAAGATTTCATAGGACGATACTAATAGTATCCCTTGTTACAACAATAATAATGGGAGTATTTATGAGCAGGCTGCAGCTAAATATGCAGTTCATGGATATTTTGCCCAAGACAGAAAGAACGGTTATAGCTTATAAAAATGCCCTGGAAAACTTCGATACCCTGGATTCCATTGTTGTGGCTGTGAATGGCAATGAAAGGGATATAAAAAAGTTTATAAAGGGTAGTGCTGAAGGAATCAAAGATATAGAAGGGATCAGAGGTGTCACTTATGAAAATCAGGTGGAATTCCTGGAGGGTAACGGTCTGCTTCTTACCAAAGAAAGGGACCTGAACAATATAAGGAGAGCTCTGACGGCCTCCAGTCTAAAAGATTTTTTTGGCGGTGTAAATGATAACTTTGAACAAAGCTATCTAGAGGAGTCCGACAGTGAAAAAGTGGATAAAGACAGGATGAAGCTTCTTAATTCTTTAAACCTACTGGAAGAGATCCTGGTTAAGATAAAGGAGGGTGACACCACCCCTGAGGATGCAAGAAGGTTTGTAAGGGGTGACAGGTACATGATTTCTCCAGATAAAAGCATGGGAATCCTACTTGTTAAATCTGGGGTGAGTATAGATGACTTTGAAAATGTAATCGGAGTGGTAAACCGTCTTGAAAACTATCTGGAGGAGAAGGCAAAAAAATACAATGTGGAAGTTGGGGTGACGGGGCTTCAGGTGTTGTCCAGGGATGAGATGGTAGTTTCTCAGAGAGATATGGAAGTTTCAAGTACGGCTTCCCTCATACTTATCCTGGTAATATTTATAATGAGCTTCAAAATGATAAGGTACTCGGTCCTTGCCCTTGTTCCCTTAATATCTGGAATAATCTGGGCTATGGGGCTTACATACCTGATAATAGGGACCCTGAATATGATGACAGCCATGATGGGAGCCATCCTCATAGGATTGGGGATAGACTACTCCATCCATATAATCTCTTTGTTTCTTGAAGAGAGAGGAAGGGGAAAAGGTGTAGAGGAAGCTGTTTTGGCAATCTATTCCAAAATAATGAAGGGGGTCACAACAGGAGCAGCAACAACAGCAATAGGTTTTTTAATGTTTGCTTTCAGTGATTTTCCAGGGTTCAGTGAGTTCGGACTGGTGCTCAGCATGGGGATTATATGCACCCTTGTATCGGCAGTTTTGATTTTGCCCTCTCTTCTCCTGGTGTTTGGAGGGAAAACCAGGATAAAAAAAACAGAGAAAAGGGGATTTTTTTATAAGATGGAGGATCAGGTTATAAAAAAGAAGTGGAGTTCATTGGTGACTGTGATCCTTCTTTTACTGCTGTTAGCAGTTAAAGCTGGGAGGGTTGAGTTTGAAAATGATATGCTCAAAATAGAACCTAAAAACCTGGAAAGTGTGGTGCTTAACAGAGAGATTATCGATAAATTTGATTTCAGTTCCGATAATACCATAGTGGTGTCCAAAACCCTGGAGGAGGCTCAGGAAGTTTTTGACAGGGCAGATGAACTGAAAACTATAGGGGTAATATCTTCGATTATAGATTATCTGCCCTCCAAAGAAAAACAGATGAAGAGGATGAAAGTCGCGAAAAAATTAAAAAAAGAAATTAAAGAGATTCCCGACAGAGAGATATATCCGGAAGGTATCACCCAGGAGCTTCTGAGACTGGAAGATAACCTTATAGAACTGGCAGACCTGGCATATATAGGGGGAGAAGAGGATCTCAGGATAAGATGTGACGAGATAGTGGACTCGGGTATCATCGGTAAGCTGGTATCTGGGGTAAATTTATACAGAGAGAATTTTGAAAGTTCCCAGGAAATATTCATAGGGGAACTCCAGAATATAATGAGAACCAGCAACAGCTCAAAAATTATAAATATTCAAGATCTTCCCGATAAAGTGAAGGAAGATTATGTAGGGATGGACGGAACATATATAACAACATTTTATCCGAAACAGGATATCTGGAGAGCTGATTTTCAAAAGATACATATGAAGGAGATCGATAGTCTGAAAGAGGATGTAACAGGAAGTGTGAAGATATTTTTGAAAGTGATTGAAAAATCTGCAGAGGAGGGGAAAAAAGTACTGTTGTTGACAGTGTTTGCAATATATATGGTGCTGATTCTGGATTTTAAAAGTCTGAAATATGCAACTATAGCTATAATTCCTATGCTTTTTTCAGTTTTGGCTACCCTGGGAGTAATGGGATGGACTGGATTTAAATTTGATATGGTGAATATAATAGGTGTTCCTCTCATCATAGGTATAGGTGTAGATGACGGGGTTCATATTATCCACAGATATCTGAGAGAAAAGGATATTTTTACAGCAGTAAGAAGCAGCGGAAAGGCGGTTACCCTGACTACCATGACAACAATAGCTGCTTTCGGTACCCTTATGTTTGCAAGGTACAGGGGGTTTGTGCACTTTGGTATTCTGCTGATTATGGGAGTGGGGTTTGCCTATATATTAACGATAACCTTCCTTGTGAGTTTAGTTTCTGTAGTGGACAAGATAGAAGATAAAGGTGGTGATGATCTATGA
- a CDS encoding outer membrane lipoprotein-sorting protein: MNRVVMFFLATISISVFAGDASEILQNMKDAQDYKTSRAAYAMIIENKGKTTTMEFEGYHKKGEKDLQLMRFTSPPRIEDTAILIKGEKIWYYNKRSNRVRLLSKSAKKGSMMGSTFSYNDLNIDYVEDFTGEILEDEKDHYILKIYPVDRERNYRYIVARVNKENFIEERLEYYDKNEVRYKVMVTENVKQVKDRWTAIRVIMTDLISGKITRIETHEKSLDFDFEMEDSEFSEKNLKK, from the coding sequence ATGAATAGAGTGGTGATGTTTTTTCTGGCTACCATAAGTATATCGGTTTTTGCAGGAGACGCATCTGAAATACTTCAAAATATGAAAGATGCCCAGGATTATAAAACCTCAAGGGCGGCATATGCGATGATTATAGAAAACAAGGGTAAAACAACTACCATGGAATTTGAAGGGTACCACAAAAAAGGGGAAAAGGATCTGCAACTTATGAGATTTACCTCTCCACCCAGGATCGAGGATACGGCAATCCTCATAAAGGGGGAAAAAATCTGGTATTACAATAAGAGGAGCAACAGGGTCAGACTCCTGTCAAAGAGCGCAAAAAAGGGAAGTATGATGGGATCGACCTTCAGCTACAATGATCTTAATATTGATTATGTGGAGGATTTTACCGGAGAGATCTTAGAGGATGAAAAAGATCACTATATACTTAAGATCTACCCGGTGGACAGGGAAAGAAACTATAGATATATAGTTGCCAGAGTCAATAAAGAAAATTTTATTGAAGAAAGGTTGGAATATTATGACAAAAATGAAGTAAGGTACAAGGTAATGGTCACTGAAAACGTTAAACAGGTGAAGGATCGGTGGACTGCCATTAGAGTGATTATGACGGATTTAATAAGTGGCAAAATAACACGGATAGAAACTCATGAGAAAAGCCTGGATTTTGATTTTGAGATGGAGGATTCGGAATTTTCTGAAAAAAATCTAAAGAAATAG
- a CDS encoding YczE/YyaS/YitT family protein, with protein sequence MKKEILRYLKLFLGLFICSLGVIIIIKSNLGFSPWDVLHQGVSKVIHITIGQASIFVGLIVISLDFFLGERIGSGSILNIILGGIFMDLILSLNIIPLGTGITMGIFMMFLGLFVLSLGCYFYMSTGLGCGPRDALMVALTKKTKFSVRAVRNIIEITVLGTGYLLGGYAGVGTVITALFTGSFIQGVFKLFKFDVKSVVHRDIKSEVISLKRYIVKR encoded by the coding sequence ATGAAAAAAGAGATTCTAAGATATTTAAAATTATTTTTAGGTTTGTTTATTTGTTCCTTAGGAGTCATTATTATTATTAAATCTAATCTTGGATTTTCTCCATGGGATGTATTGCACCAAGGAGTATCAAAGGTCATTCACATCACAATAGGTCAGGCCAGTATTTTTGTTGGACTCATAGTTATAAGTCTGGATTTTTTTCTGGGAGAGCGAATAGGAAGCGGAAGTATATTAAACATTATTTTAGGAGGGATCTTTATGGATTTAATTCTCTCCCTAAACATAATTCCTCTAGGCACAGGTATAACCATGGGAATTTTTATGATGTTCTTGGGATTATTTGTACTCAGTCTAGGATGTTATTTCTATATGTCTACCGGCCTTGGATGCGGTCCTAGAGACGCTCTTATGGTTGCTCTCACTAAAAAAACAAAGTTTTCAGTAAGAGCAGTTAGAAATATTATTGAGATCACTGTTTTAGGTACAGGATACCTTCTGGGAGGATATGCAGGAGTGGGAACGGTTATCACCGCTCTTTTCACAGGAAGTTTTATCCAGGGAGTTTTTAAACTCTTTAAATTTGATGTGAAATCTGTAGTCCATCGGGATATAAAAAGTGAAGTTATTTCATTAAAAAGATACATAGTTAAGAGATAA
- a CDS encoding DUF503 domain-containing protein, with product MYVAAVQIEIRVPWAKSLKDKRMVMRSLKDKFLKRFKIQLTEVGLQDVKNRGMVAFVLVSASQKSALDIQGKMIDFFLENCPEEIVEISRYLDKY from the coding sequence ATGTATGTTGCAGCTGTACAGATAGAAATAAGAGTTCCCTGGGCCAAATCTCTCAAGGACAAAAGAATGGTCATGAGAAGTCTTAAGGATAAATTTTTAAAAAGATTTAAGATCCAGCTGACCGAAGTGGGACTTCAGGATGTAAAGAACAGGGGAATGGTTGCCTTTGTCCTTGTATCGGCCAGCCAGAAATCTGCTCTGGATATCCAGGGAAAGATGATAGATTTTTTTCTGGAGAACTGTCCGGAGGAGATAGTAGAGATATCTCGATATCTCGATAAGTATTAG
- a CDS encoding YczE/YyaS/YitT family protein, giving the protein MKKEVLKYLKLFLGLFVCSLGIIIIIKSDLGFSPWDVLHQGISKVSSITIGQASIFVGLIVITLDFFLGERIGSGSILNIIFLGTFMDLILYLDIVPQGTGITVGIFMMFLGIFILSVGCYLYISTGLGCGPRDALMVALTKKTKLPVGTVRNIIEISVLGAGYLMGGYAGVGTVITALFTGSFIQGVFKLFKFDVKSVVHRDIKSEVISLKRYLADK; this is encoded by the coding sequence ATGAAAAAAGAGGTGTTAAAATACTTAAAATTATTTTTAGGTTTATTTGTTTGTTCCTTAGGGATAATAATTATTATTAAATCTGATCTGGGATTTTCTCCGTGGGATGTACTTCATCAGGGGATATCCAAGGTTAGCAGCATTACAATAGGCCAGGCCAGTATCTTTGTCGGACTTATAGTTATAACTCTGGATTTTTTTCTGGGAGAGAGAATAGGCAGCGGAAGTATATTGAATATTATTTTTTTGGGGACCTTTATGGACCTGATCCTCTACCTGGACATAGTTCCTCAAGGCACCGGTATAACCGTAGGAATTTTTATGATGTTTTTGGGGATTTTTATACTCAGTGTAGGATGCTACCTCTATATCTCTACCGGTCTCGGATGTGGTCCCAGAGATGCACTTATGGTTGCTCTCACTAAAAAAACCAAGCTTCCAGTAGGAACTGTGAGAAATATAATTGAAATCAGCGTCTTGGGTGCAGGTTATCTTATGGGAGGATATGCAGGAGTAGGAACTGTTATCACTGCCCTCTTCACAGGGAGTTTTATTCAGGGAGTTTTTAAACTCTTTAAATTTGATGTGAAATCGGTAGTTCACCGGGATATAAAAAGTGAAGTTATTTCATTGAAAAGATACCTAGCAGATAAGTAA
- a CDS encoding GGDEF domain-containing protein, whose translation MNSQKLQKKSYYFYSDYLKAKYSNIEFDYIICWGFNAIELLTSSRDIFPNAKRVLLEGSKKIVKKELLLESDLIIKSIPDYSSTMEEIFRIKEIKKIIVMGTSDKLGQNRVNILKKIISNFEKNIDVEYLLDKNINEITKKLRIPDDYTIAFYLLMHSDGFGKKMTPYEVSEIICRDSNIPVFSFWDPLFESGIVGGDLINFEVIGEKTGKLIFSEDNKNYKEISPMKTVYDYNSLKKWEIDEDKIPPSATIVNKPPDFFVRYKMQIFIFILTVIFIVIITFLIYRQYLMRKTNKKCLELYEEIQKKNQQLNIISELDPLTGLKNRRAIDKIIKNELDRNSRYGNFMSILLIDVDHFKKINDIYGHNIGDKVLSEISKLLKENVRSTDSISRWGGEEFLIVAANTNLQETMKFSEKIRKKIEEFDFTKAEKITVSIGIAEYRTGETFNKLYERADKALYSAKGKGRNRIEF comes from the coding sequence ATGAATTCTCAGAAATTACAAAAAAAATCTTATTATTTTTATAGTGATTACCTGAAAGCAAAGTATTCAAATATTGAGTTTGACTATATTATCTGCTGGGGGTTTAATGCCATAGAGCTGCTTACTTCATCTAGAGATATTTTCCCAAATGCCAAAAGGGTCTTGCTTGAAGGATCAAAAAAAATTGTTAAAAAAGAACTTTTACTTGAAAGTGATCTGATAATTAAAAGCATACCAGATTATTCTTCCACAATGGAAGAAATTTTTAGAATAAAAGAAATAAAAAAAATTATTGTTATGGGGACCTCTGATAAACTAGGTCAAAATCGGGTTAATATACTAAAAAAAATTATATCCAACTTTGAGAAAAATATAGACGTTGAATATTTACTGGATAAAAATATTAATGAGATAACTAAAAAACTTAGAATCCCAGATGATTACACAATTGCTTTTTACCTCTTAATGCATTCCGATGGTTTCGGGAAAAAAATGACTCCCTATGAAGTTTCTGAAATAATATGCAGAGACTCAAATATTCCAGTATTTAGTTTTTGGGATCCTTTATTTGAAAGTGGTATTGTAGGAGGAGATTTAATTAATTTTGAAGTCATAGGAGAAAAAACAGGAAAACTTATTTTTTCAGAAGACAACAAAAATTACAAAGAGATATCCCCCATGAAGACTGTCTATGACTACAATTCATTGAAGAAATGGGAGATCGATGAGGATAAAATACCACCTTCTGCCACAATAGTCAATAAGCCACCGGATTTTTTTGTTAGATATAAAATGCAGATATTTATCTTTATACTGACTGTAATTTTTATCGTAATAATTACTTTTTTAATCTACAGACAGTATTTAATGAGAAAAACAAATAAAAAATGTTTGGAATTATATGAGGAAATCCAAAAGAAAAACCAACAGCTAAATATAATTTCAGAACTTGATCCCCTTACCGGCTTAAAAAACAGAAGGGCTATTGATAAGATTATAAAAAATGAATTAGACAGAAACTCCAGATATGGTAACTTTATGAGTATTTTACTCATAGATGTGGATCATTTTAAAAAAATAAATGATATCTATGGTCATAATATAGGAGATAAAGTTTTATCTGAAATTTCCAAACTGTTAAAAGAAAATGTAAGATCAACAGACAGTATATCAAGGTGGGGGGGAGAAGAATTTTTGATTGTGGCTGCAAATACCAATCTTCAAGAGACTATGAAATTTAGCGAAAAAATAAGAAAAAAAATTGAAGAATTTGATTTTACTAAGGCTGAAAAGATAACTGTTAGTATTGGAATCGCTGAATACAGGACAGGGGAAACATTTAATAAATTATACGAAAGAGCTGATAAAGCTTTATATTCTGCAAAAGGTAAAGGAAGAAACAGGATTGAATTTTAA